A stretch of the Streptomyces ortus genome encodes the following:
- a CDS encoding sensor histidine kinase, whose protein sequence is MRRRMRSVRARATLAATLVVAVALVAAGAAVLLALRASLISQADTEADSVARNAASALSNGFAYKDLDLPDGDENPVEVLDGKGKAVARGEDVEGMSVVAKASERLNSVANDDAGDTDEGVADEEDALDDGDIADETWYGEGTATVEGETGDYRFAAVDVVTKGGVPLTVYAGAPLSAEQGAVGTASTAMLIGLPVLLVTVSGVTYVVTRRALRPVEGIRAEMAAITASEDLSRRVPEPGTHDEVARLARTTNETLAALEASVERQRAFVADASHELRSPIASLRTQLEVGAAHPELLDVEGAVEDTVRLQRLAADLLLLARLDAGERSADARLDLAALVRTETGKRAVDRVDVSLDVEAVEVNGSRGQLSRVLGNLLDNAQRHTRSSVAVSVRRVGEWALLEVADDGAGVPADERERVFERFVRLDEARARDDGGAGLGLAIARDVAVRHGGSLTVRDAPAGGALFELRLPVA, encoded by the coding sequence ATGAGGCGGCGCATGAGGTCGGTACGGGCCCGCGCCACGCTCGCCGCGACCCTCGTCGTCGCCGTGGCCCTGGTCGCGGCCGGCGCCGCCGTGCTGCTCGCGCTGCGGGCCAGCCTCATCAGCCAGGCGGACACCGAGGCCGACTCGGTGGCCCGCAACGCCGCCTCGGCGCTGTCGAACGGGTTCGCGTACAAGGATCTCGACCTGCCGGACGGCGACGAGAACCCCGTCGAGGTCCTCGACGGAAAGGGCAAGGCGGTCGCCCGCGGCGAGGACGTCGAGGGCATGAGCGTGGTCGCCAAAGCCTCGGAGCGGCTGAACTCCGTCGCCAACGACGACGCCGGCGACACCGACGAGGGGGTGGCGGACGAGGAGGACGCCCTCGACGACGGCGACATCGCCGACGAGACCTGGTACGGCGAGGGCACCGCGACCGTCGAAGGGGAGACGGGCGACTACCGGTTCGCCGCGGTCGACGTGGTCACGAAGGGGGGCGTCCCGCTCACCGTCTACGCGGGCGCTCCGCTCTCCGCCGAACAGGGCGCCGTCGGCACGGCGTCGACAGCCATGCTGATCGGCCTGCCCGTGCTGCTGGTGACGGTCAGCGGGGTGACGTACGTCGTCACCAGGCGGGCGCTGCGCCCCGTGGAGGGGATCCGTGCGGAGATGGCCGCCATCACGGCCTCCGAGGATCTCTCGCGGCGCGTCCCCGAGCCCGGTACCCATGACGAGGTCGCCCGCCTCGCCCGTACGACGAACGAGACGCTCGCCGCCCTGGAGGCCTCGGTGGAGCGGCAGCGCGCGTTCGTCGCCGACGCCTCGCACGAGCTGCGCAGCCCCATCGCCTCGCTGCGCACCCAGCTCGAAGTGGGCGCCGCGCACCCGGAGCTGCTCGATGTCGAAGGCGCCGTCGAGGACACCGTACGGCTGCAGCGGCTCGCCGCCGATCTGCTGCTGCTCGCCCGGCTGGACGCGGGGGAGCGGTCGGCGGACGCCCGCCTCGACCTGGCCGCACTCGTCCGTACGGAGACCGGGAAGCGGGCCGTGGACCGGGTCGACGTGTCCCTGGACGTGGAGGCGGTGGAAGTGAACGGATCCCGCGGTCAGCTGTCGCGGGTGCTCGGCAATCTGCTGGACAACGCACAGCGGCACACGCGGTCGTCGGTCGCCGTGAGCGTGCGGCGGGTGGGGGAGTGGGCGCTTCTCGAAGTCGCCGACGACGGGGCGGGGGTGCCAGCCGATGAGCGGGAGCGGGTCTTCGAGCGGTTCGTGCGGCTCGATGAGGCTCGGGCGCGGGATGACGGCGGGGCGGGTCTTGGGCTTGCCATCGCGCGGGATGTGGCTGTCCGCCATGGTGGGTCGCTCACCGTGCGGGACGCGCCGGCAGGCGGAGCTCTGTTCGAGCTCCGGCTGCCTGTGGCCTGA
- a CDS encoding MarR family winged helix-turn-helix transcriptional regulator: protein METETATRWLTDAEQCAWRTHLEVNRLLTYQLERDLQPFGLTMNDYEILVNLSESEGVRMRMSDLASATLQSKSRLSHQITRMENADLVRRENCESDRRGLFAVLTDHGLETMRKVAPHHVGSVRRHFIDLLSPEALQELHKSLTPIAEHLRGQRGRP, encoded by the coding sequence ATGGAGACCGAGACGGCCACCCGCTGGCTGACCGATGCGGAGCAGTGCGCATGGCGCACCCACCTGGAGGTCAACAGGCTGTTGACGTATCAGCTCGAAAGAGACCTCCAGCCGTTCGGCCTGACGATGAACGACTACGAGATCCTGGTGAACCTCTCCGAGTCGGAGGGCGTACGGATGCGGATGAGCGACCTCGCGTCCGCCACCCTCCAGTCCAAGAGCCGCCTTTCGCACCAGATCACCCGCATGGAGAACGCGGACCTGGTCCGGCGGGAGAACTGCGAGTCCGACCGCCGCGGGCTGTTCGCGGTGCTCACGGACCACGGCCTGGAGACGATGCGGAAGGTCGCCCCCCACCACGTGGGGTCCGTGCGGCGACACTTCATCGACCTCCTCTCACCGGAGGCACTGCAGGAACTCCACAAATCCCTGACCCCCATCGCAGAACACCTACGGGGACAGCGGGGCCGCCCCTGA
- a CDS encoding AIM24 family protein, protein MTTYPGTGPVIHDPATLPVDDNVNAYTFCVELKGSEWFLQKGKMIAYYGSMEFNGIGHGRLDRLVRTSFHSPLHASDWVVASGSGKMLLADRAFDVNSFDLEEGNLTIRSGNLLAFQPSLALKQSIVPGFLTLIGTGKFVAASNGPVVFMEPPIRVDPQALVGWADCPSPCHHYDHGYMTGLMGGLRAMTGIGGASGEEHQFEFVGAGTVLLQSSEALMAEQAAGVLPNEPGVPGGGGGPGHQGQPGGAPRLPGQLGDLQRRFGL, encoded by the coding sequence GTGACCACCTACCCGGGCACGGGCCCCGTGATCCACGACCCGGCGACCCTGCCGGTCGACGACAACGTGAACGCGTACACCTTCTGCGTGGAGCTCAAGGGGAGCGAGTGGTTCCTGCAGAAGGGCAAGATGATCGCCTACTACGGCTCGATGGAGTTCAACGGCATCGGGCACGGCCGCCTCGACCGCCTCGTGCGAACGTCCTTCCATTCGCCGTTGCACGCGAGCGACTGGGTGGTGGCGTCCGGCTCGGGCAAGATGCTGCTCGCCGACCGGGCGTTCGATGTGAATTCCTTCGACCTGGAGGAGGGCAACCTGACCATTCGCTCGGGCAACCTCCTCGCTTTTCAGCCAAGTCTCGCGCTCAAGCAGTCGATCGTGCCGGGCTTCCTGACGCTCATCGGAACGGGCAAGTTCGTCGCCGCGTCGAACGGCCCCGTGGTGTTCATGGAACCCCCCATCCGGGTCGACCCGCAGGCCTTGGTCGGCTGGGCCGACTGCCCCTCGCCCTGCCATCACTACGACCACGGGTACATGACAGGCCTGATGGGCGGTCTACGTGCGATGACGGGCATCGGCGGAGCCTCCGGCGAGGAGCACCAGTTCGAGTTCGTGGGGGCCGGCACGGTGCTGCTGCAGTCCAGCGAGGCACTGATGGCGGAGCAGGCGGCGGGGGTGCTGCCGAACGAGCCGGGAGTGCCGGGGGGCGGCGGGGGGCCAGGTCACCAGGGTCAGCCGGGCGGCGCACCGCGTCTTCCCGGACAGCTCGGGGACCTCCAGCGTCGCTTCGGGCTGTGA
- a CDS encoding AIM24 family protein: MPFREINSKMIEATVAPGQTLFSQRGAMLAYKGEVSFTPNLQSGQGGVMSMIGRRAAGEAAPLMTVEGAGTVLFGHGGHHIQVITLAGDTLYVEADRLLAFDGTLTQGTMFMGSQGGVMGMVRGQVTGQGLFTTTLKGHGSVAVMAHGGVIEVPISPQRPVHVDPQAYVAHHGDVRNKLSSALGLRDLVGRGSGEAFQLELSGSGAVYVQASEEKL, translated from the coding sequence ATGCCCTTCCGTGAGATCAACTCGAAGATGATCGAGGCCACCGTGGCCCCGGGCCAGACGCTGTTCAGCCAGCGCGGCGCGATGCTCGCCTACAAGGGCGAGGTCTCCTTCACCCCCAACCTGCAGAGCGGCCAGGGCGGCGTCATGTCGATGATCGGCCGCCGGGCGGCCGGCGAGGCGGCGCCCCTGATGACCGTGGAGGGCGCCGGCACGGTCCTGTTCGGACACGGCGGCCACCACATCCAGGTGATCACCCTCGCAGGGGACACCCTGTACGTGGAGGCGGACCGGCTGCTGGCCTTCGACGGCACCCTGACCCAGGGCACGATGTTCATGGGCTCGCAGGGCGGGGTCATGGGCATGGTGCGCGGTCAGGTGACGGGGCAGGGTCTGTTCACCACGACCCTCAAGGGTCACGGCTCCGTCGCCGTCATGGCGCACGGCGGGGTCATCGAGGTCCCCATCAGCCCGCAGCGCCCGGTCCACGTGGACCCGCAGGCGTACGTCGCCCATCACGGGGACGTCCGCAACAAGCTGTCCAGCGCGCTCGGTCTGCGCGATCTGGTCGGCCGCGGTTCGGGCGAGGCCTTCCAGCTGGAGCTGAGCGGCAGCGGCGCGGTGTACGTGCAGGCGTCGGAGGAGAAGCTGTGA